Within the Corynebacterium tuberculostearicum genome, the region TGGTAGCCGCCTGGTTGCCGGTATTTCCACCGGTACCGGTCAGCAGCGGAATAAAGAGCGAGAGAACCACAGCTTTGGCCAGTGTGTCTTCAAAGGAATCCAGCACCTGCACCGTCAGCAGCGCAGAGACGGCCAGCACGAGCAGCCACACGATGCGCGAACGTACCAGCTTAAGCAGCGGCGTCGACAGGTACGGCTGCTGGAGAGCCTCTGTACCGCCGGCGCGAGCAGAGTCCTCGCTATCTTCTTCCTCCACGATATCGGTAGCGTCATCCCACGTCAGCAGGCCGACGAGGCGGTGCGAATCATCCACAATGGGCAACGCGAGGATATCCAATGGCAGGAACCAACGCGCGGTTTCCTCGGCATCAGCACCGGCACGAGCAAAGATGGGATCGTGCATAATATCGGCCATGGTCAAAGCGGCATCGGCGGTAAAAATTTCACGCAGGCTCACCACGCCCACCAGGCGCCGATCTTCGCGCGTGATGGGCACGGTATAGATGGTTTCTAGCTCATTCGCCGTCTCCCGCAGTTTAAATAGCGCGTCCTTAACGCTCATCTCTGGGTGGATTACGGGCACCTCGGGCGACATGCGGCGGCCCACCGACCCCTTGTCATAGCCCAACACCACGCCCGTGACATCGCGCTTGGATTGGGTCAGCGAGCGCAGCAGGCGATCCGCGATTTCTGCGGGCAGCTCATCCAGCAGGGCCACGCGGTCTTCCGGATCGAGCTCATCGAAGAACTCGTAAACATCGGCATTGCCCAGCTCATCAATGATATCGGCCTGATGTTTAGCATCCAGCGCATCGAACACCACAATGGATTTTCGCCGCGGCAATAGTCGCAAAGCCAAAGCCGCCCGGATGGCATTTTGCCGCTCGACGACGGCGATGAGCTCCTGCAGCGGCACCTTATCCAAAAGCTCTTGCAGGCGCGGGGCCTTTTGCGGATCGATGGCATCTTCTTGCTTCAGCCACGCCTCGACGATATCGCTAGCCTGCTTGGTGGTTTCCGCCATCGCCCTGTCTACCTTCCTTGCCCTTGGGTATTTATTCCCCCTGAGTATTATCCTCAGCCCATTTAGACTACGCCATGATGCAGGGAACTCCGCTAGCCGGCAACCTGCCGGTGACCGGTTACCGCAAGGTGCGGCCTATCCCCGTCCAACGTGAGGTTTCCGGTGAATTCTTCAGTAGCGCAGCAGGCCGGGTCATCGTCAGCATAGGCACGCCAGGTAACGGTGACCGTATCTTTGGTCCACTGCAGCTGCTGGATATGCCCACGCGCGGGTGGCATTCCCTCGCGTTCCCAATCATCCACCTTGGTGAGGTAATTCAGGTCGTTGTCATAGATCAGCAAGTTATCCGGCCACCCCGTACCGCCCTTATTACAGACGTAGGTAATAACGGCTTCGTCCCTGCCATCACCGTTGATATCCGCGTAGGCGCCCTTTGGCGTATCGTCCTGATTCCGTTTCAGGCCAGCCATCGCATGGGGGTAGCCGGCCTTCAGGTTTTCCGGCAAAAAGCCGCCTTCTAGGTTGCCAGCTTGGTTATCGCACAACGCCGGTACCCACAGGGAATCGAGGGCCTCTACCGGGATGATCTTATTTTTCCCGCCGCCCTCGGCGTCCTTGTCTGCATCGTTTTCATCTTTATCCGCTGCGGCTTCGGTGGTGGTTTCTTCTGCCGGGGAGTCCGTGGCCGAGGACTGAGACTCGGCCTCTGTATCGGAAGCGGCCGCCGCAGAGGAGCTCGGGGCAGTGCCGGTGAAATTCGGCTTATCCGCGGCCTCGGTGGAGTCAGTGGAATTGGAACAGCCGCTCAAGGCGGCAACGGCGGTCACCGCGAGGACGGCAAGAGGGAGAGATAGGGATTTAGGCATAGGCATAATATACAGCGCCGCGGCTTCCCAGGCCGGGTGAAAACCTAGAAGAAGAGCCCCCACAGCGCGAAGGCAGCCAGCAGGGACACGAGCCCCGCGGTGCTCACAAGGATGATGGCGTGGGGGAGGGAGCGGTGGGTGGACAAGGCGGCGTCGACAAGCGCGGCACGCTGCCACACAGCCAAGGCCAACGCCACAACGCCGGCGGCCAGGAAGACCAGTGGCAAGAAGACGTGCACGCTTACCGCCCGCATTACCCCCAGCACCACCAAGGACAACGCCAGAAGGGTGCGCTGCCACGATAGGCGGGTGCGTTCGGGCTGCAGGCCGGGATCAAAAAGTGGGCTAGCCAAGGAACTCGCCCACCACAAGCGCGCCCGCTACCACCATGATCGCCACGACGAGCACCGGGATGGCAAAGCTAAAGGGCAACGGGCGTTCCTCGCGCATCGCGCGTTCGGACTGCTTCCAATGCACCCATGCCACGAGCGGCAGAATAATGGCGACGACCAGCATAAATACCGACACTGCAGAGCGCAATTCAGCCGGCAGGGGCACGTCAAAGGCCTCCAGCGCCACGCCACCAGCAATCAAAGCCAGGGAGGTGCGGATCCAGGCCAAGAACGTGCGTTCATTAGCAAGCGTGAAACGCGGATCAGGGTCGGTGCCAACCGCGAACACCGAGCGGGGAAACCTCGAGTCACTCATGGGCACCACTTTATATTCATTTGCCATCCGCGTCGTGATAAGCCCGACGGTCTGTGTGTGGGCGCGAGTGGGTACCAGGCTTTCTGAATTAATCCGCTGCCGCGAGTTATAGTCGGGCACATGATTGAAGTTGCCGCCGTAGTTTTCCGTAATTCCTTTGGCCATGTCCTCACCGTGCGCAAGGAGTCTTCCACCAAGTTCCAGCTGCCCGGCGGCAAGCTAGAGGTCGGCGAAACCCCAGTACAGGCCGCGGCCCGCGAGGTCGCAGAGGAAATCGGCGTTGATGTCCGCCTCCCTGAGCTATCCCCACTCGGGACCTTCGATGCCCCGGCCGCCAACGAACCCGGCGAGACCGTGCGCGGACGCATCTTTACTTATCCGCGCCCCGTCCTTGCCCGCGCTGCCGCAGAAATTGCCGAAATCGCGTGGGTCGACCCCACCAACCCGGACCGCGAGCTCGCCCACCTCTTGCGCGACGAGGTCTTTCCCGCCTTGCGTCCCTAACCCCCGACCGGCTCTAAGGCGCTTTCTCGCTTCCTATTGCACCTCCTAGGAGGTTAACTTAAAGTTATTTTCATCAGGACTTATTGATGAAAGGACACCCCGCCATGCCGCAACCATCCACACCTGGGCCTATCACAACGATTTGTATCCTCGTCCTCGGAGTTATTAGCTCTGTTATCGCCATTCTCTTGGTGCCCGCCCTCTTCCACGAGGTCACTTCTTTGCGTGCTGCGGCATTTACCGGAAGCTTTATCTTCGGCACCGGCATGCTCGTGCTCTTCCGCCGCTGCGCCGCGTACCAGCGCTAATAGCAGAATTCTTAACCCTTAACCAGAGCTTTGCGCCGCCACCTGAAATGAGAAAAACCCCAAGCTCGCACGCTCGGGATTAGATGGCGGAGATGAGAGGATTCGAACCTCCGGACCCCAGAAGGGTCAACTCCTTAGCAGGGAGCCCCATTCGGCCGCTCTGGCACATCTCCACGGTTCGCAAGGAACCTCGTTTGAGAATACCTGCCTGCCCCGCCGCTGCCAAACTAGCCCCCTGCTTTCGCGCCCGCAGCAAAGACGCAGGCCCTAAAGTGGGAGGCATGATTCGCCCAGACCTGAAAGCCATCCCCGCCTACGTCGCCGGTGCGCGCAACGATGACGCGCTCAAGCTTTCCTCCAACGAGGCGGCGCACCCGCCGCTGCCGGAGGCGGCCGCAGCCATGGCAGAGGCCGTGACGAAGGCCAACCGTTACCCGGACATTGCGGCCACCGCGCTGCGCGAGGACCTCGCCGCGCACCTGGGCGTGGATTATGGACAGGTTGCGGTGGGCACCGGATCGTCCGCGCTGTGCCAACAGTTGGTAGAAATTGCCGCCACTCCGGGCGATGAAATTCTCTTCCCATGGCGCTCCTTCGAGGCCTACCCCATCTTCGCCCAGGTAGTCGGCGCCCACCCCATCCCGGTTCCGCTAGGTGCAGACCAGCGCGTGGATCTGCCGGCCATGGCGGACAAGATTACGGACAAGACCCGGCTTATCTTCGTGTGCAATCCCAATAACCCGTCCGGCACCACGGTGACCAAGGAGGAGTTCGCCGCCTTCATGGATGCCGTGCCTGCCGACGTCCTCGTTGCCCTCGACGAGGCCTATATCGAATACAACCGTGCCACCAACACTCCGTTGGGTACGGAGCTGGTGGGCACCTATCCCAACCTGGTGTGCCTGCGCACCTTCTCAAAGGCTTATGGCCTGGCCGGGGTGCGCATCGGTTATGCCTTTGGCCCGGAAAATATTATTGAGGCCCTCAATAAGGTGGCCATCCCCTTCTCCGCTAGCACCGTGGCGCAGGTTGGTGCGCGCGCGGCATTGGCGGCGCAGGATTCGCTGCGGGAGCGCACCGATGAGGCCGTCGGCCAGCGCGAGCGCCTAGAAGAAGCCTTGCAGGACTGGGGAGTGCCGCATTCCGAGGCAAACCATGTCTGGCTGCCGGCCGCGAATCTGGCCCGCCTTGGTACCCCGCAGGAGGTGGCCGCCCGCCTGGCCGATCGCGGCGTGCTCGTGCGCGCGTTTAGCGAAGGCATACGCATTACCGTGACCACCGAGGAAGAAACCGACACCCTACTGCAGGCGTGGAACGCAACCATAGGAGGCTAAATGCGCTCACTCATTAACTTTGCCCTGAACGTCTTTGCCATCGCGGTGGCGCTGTGGGCGGTAGTTGCCGTGATTCCCGGCATCACCATCACCCCGGCAGAGACCGGCAATTTCATCGCCATCGCCATCGTTTTCATCATTATTAATGCCGTGGTCATGCCGGTCCTGCGCGTCCTCGGCGCGCCGCTGACCTGCCTGACGCTCGGGCTTTTCTCCCTCGTCATCAACGGTGCCGCGCTCATCATCGTGGAGTGGGCGCTCAATTCCCTGGACCTGGGAATCGGCCACCTCGTCATCGACTCCTGGGGCGCCGCGATCATCGGCGCCATCGTGCTGTCCATCGTCAGCAGCGTCATCAACTTCTTTACTAGCCCGCTGCGGCAGCGCGATTAGCCGCCCGCAAACGGCGGCAGGACGTCCACCCGGGTGACGCCAGCCAGTGGGGAATCCATGGCGGTGTTCCCGGCGCCGTCGATAAGAAAGCTACAGCGCCCCAAGACCTCCTTCAGGCTCATGCCGGCCTCGGTGGTGCCGGTATGCTCCTCGCTCAGCTGCGCCACCAGATCACCCAAGGTGGCGGGGGCTTCTACCTGCTCAGAAGCCACGCCCGCAGCGGCGCGGGCGGCGGCGAAATAGTGAACGGTCAACATGCCCTCTACTATGCCCCGCACGCCCATGTCATGTCGAGACCGCGGGTAAACTAGCCGCCATGCGCACACCCGAGACTCACGCGCGCGAGGTCGCAGCGGCCCTGCCCGCACGCCAAGCCACCACCGTGCCCCTCACCCAGGCGCAGGATATGGTTCTGGCTGCGGATATCCACGCCGGGTTCCCCTCCCCTCGCTTTGATAACTCCCAGATGGATGGCTACGCCCTCCCGCAGTGTGCGGCCGGGACCTACCCGGTGGGCCCCACCATCGCGGCCGGCACTGAGCCCGCCCAGGTTCTCGACGGCCCACTTGCCAGCGCCTGCCCCATCATGACCGGCGCCAAGGTGCCGGAAGGAACTGCAGCCATCGTGCCCATCGAGCGCTGCGAACCACGAGAATTCCTCGCCCCGGGCGGCCGCATCACCGTGCCAGAGACCTCGCCAGGCCAATTCATCCGCCGCACCGGCTCCGATCTGGAAGAAGGCGCCCTCCTTGCCGCCCGCGGCGATAAACTCACCCCTGTGCGCTTGGCCGCCCTCGCCTCCCAAGGAATCGCCGAGGTAGAGGTCTACCGCCCCGCCCGCATCCTCATCTGCACCGGCGGCGCCGAGATCGGCCACGGCAGCGCCGCCATTCCGGATGCTAATGCGCCACTCTTAACGGCAATGGCCGGCCGCGTCGGCATCGACGTCGCCGGCTATATCACTACCGACGATGACCCACAGGCCCTAGAGCGCGCTTTCACGGAGGCCATCGCGCAACACCACCCGGATGCCATCATTACCTCAGGCGGAATCTCCGCCGGGAAATTTGAAGTAGTCCGCCAGGTACTCGATGGCTGGTTCGGCCATGTGGACCAGCAACCCGGTGGCCCGCAGGGCATCGCCGCATTCGACGGCACGCCGGTAATCAGCCTGCCCGGAAACCCCATTTCCACCTTGGTAAGTTTCCGCCTCTTCGTCGCCCCTGCGCTCGGTTGGGCTCCGCGGCCTTTCCTCGTCCCCCTTGCCGCGGGCGTCGAGGGCCTCCCGCACAAGGACCAATTTCGCCGCGGGCGCGTCGATTCCCGCGCCCATATCCTCGGTGGTGCCAGCTCCCACCTGCTCGCCCAAGCGGCAGACGCCACCCATCTCATCCGCATTCCTGCCGGTCAACGCTTGGAAGAAGGCCAAGAAGTTGAGGTTTACCCACTATGAGTCCACAGCGCACCGCCATCGTCATCGTCGCCTCTACCCGCGCCGCCGCGGGCATCTACGACGACCGCTCCGGCCCCATCGCGGTGGACTTCTTGCGTCGCAAGGGCTTTGACTGCCCCGACGCGCGCATCGTCCCCGATGCCGATATTGCCGCCGCCGTTGCCGCCGCCTTTGCGGAAAAGCCCGCGGTCATCTTGACTTCTGGCGGCACTGGGCTGACACACGATGACCAGACGGTAGAGGCCGTAGCACCACACATCACCCGCGAGCTTCCTGGCATCGCGGTCGCCTTCTGGCAGAAGGGATTGGAAAGCGTGCCCACCGCGGTGGCCTCCCGCGCCATCGCCGGCGTCAATGACTCCACCTTTGCCATGACTCTTCCCGGTTCTACCGGCGGGGTAAAAGACGGCTGCGCGGTTTTGGAAGAATTGATCGTTCCGATCGTCGATATGTTAGAAGGAAAACATGAGCACTGATCCCTCCTATGTGGCCGAGCAAACCGGCCGCACCATTGGCACGCTGCTGAGTGATCAACCCCTTGAATCCCTCCTTGCCGCTGCCAAAGAAGAGGCCGCCACGGCCGCCATGGGTGCTGTAGTCACGTTTGAAGGGGTTGTGCGCGATCACGATGGCGGCCGGCCGAATGTCACCCTGCTTTCCTATAGCGCCCACCCATCCGCGCCAGAGAAGCTGCAAGACGTCACCGATTCCGTCGCAGCCAACCACCCTGTGCGCCTGTGGGCCGCCCACCGCACGGGGGATCTCAAGGTCGGCGACCTCGCCTTTGCCGTAGTAGCTGCCGCCGCGCACCGCGGCGATGCATTCCGTGCCGCCGAGGAATGCGCCGATCGCGTCAAGGCAGAGGTCCCCATCTGGAAGGAGCAAAGCCACAGCGATGGCTCCACCAATTGGGTGGGCCTGGAATGAGCATCCGCTATGCCCGCCAGGAAGCGCTCTGGGGCGAGGACGGTCAGCGCAAGCTCAGCGGCGCCCACGTAGCGGTCATCGGTGCCGGCGGCCTGGGCTCCCCGGCCCTGCTCTACCTCGCCGGAGCGGGTGTGGGCCGCATTTCGCTTTTCGACGACGACGTGGTCTCCCCCTCCAACCTGCACCGCCAAGTCATCCACACCACCGCCGCCATCGGCGCACCGAAGACGGAGTCCGCCGCGGCCGCCGTTCACGCGCTTAATCCGGAGGTGAATATCACCTGTTACGGCCGCCTCGAATCAGCGACGGCGCTGAAAGAATTGCGCGGCTGCGATCTGATCCTCGACGGCACCGATAACTTCGACGCGCGCTACCTCAGCTCCTGGGCTGCCCACGAGCTCGGCATCCCGCACGTATGGGCCTCCATCCTGGGCTTCGATGCCCAACTCAGCGTTTTCTGGTCCGGCCACGGCCCCGTCTACGAGGATGTCTTTCCTACAGCTCCCGCACCCGGCGAGGTTCCTTCCTGCTCGCAGGCCGGAGTCCTAGGCCCAGTGGTCGGCGTTGTCGGCTCAGCGATGGCGCTCGAAGCCCTCAAACTCATCACCGGCGTGGGCACCCCACTCATCGGCACGCTCGGCTACTTCGACGCCCTTTCGGGTACCTGGGAATATATCCCGCTCCAGCCCACCGGCGCGCAGCCTACTCAGCCGGCCGACGCCCCCGAGGTCCGCGAGATTCCCCCGCACGCCCCGCTTATCGACGTCCGCACCTCCCCCGAGCGTGCCCAATCCGCGATCCCCAATTCCGCACACTTTGAGCTCGACCGCATCCTCGCCGGCGAAGATCCTGACATCGAACCAGATGCTGCGGCCGTTATCTATTGCGCCAGCGGCATCCGCTCCGCCCAAGCCGTCGATGTCCTCCGCAAACGCGGCTTCCCCCACGTCGTCTCCTTGCGCGGCGGCATCAATTCCTGGCTCGAGCAGCAGTAACCGAATGCCCCTTGGCAAGACCGCAGCCTAACGGTCGATTTTGGTCTTATGCTCCTTATTTCGCGCAAAAAGGAACCATACAAGTGGCCCGAGGAATGGGTAGGCAAATGCCGCCATCACCAGCAATACCTTGACGCCAACGCTATATCCCGAACGGATGATGGAAATGAGAGAGGCCAACCAAAAGACCAACAGCCCAATAACGATGACGGCTCCTAGCCCGCTCCATAGCCAGTCATACGATGCCGGTATCTGGTCCTCTGCCAAGTAGGAAATGCAACTTGTCATAGTCGCCTCGACGTTAACGGTGTTTGAAAGTCCGTACCTCAAGGTAGGAGCTCAATGTAAACGCTGACTGGCCGTGGACTTAATTTTCACTGCCTCTCGGCGCATCCGTCCCAAAACGTGAGTAGGCACCCTACCGGATCGGTAGGGTGCCTTAATACTGCACTCTCTCACTCAGAAGCTATAAGCTTCTATGCTCCTTTAATTTAGAAAGGAAGCTTAGGCAGCTGCGGAGACGGCGGGATTTGAACCCGCGGAGGTATTACCTCGCCGGTTTTCAAGACCGGTGCATTCGGCCGCTCTGCCACGTCTCCATGGTGTTCTTCGAAAACGCTCATCGTGCCTACGAAGCAACTTGGTCAGTGTACTAAATAGATAGCCCGGTTTCCCAAAAAGCCACCTGCAGCACTGAATGTCACCGTAGGATACTCCGAATTTCGTGGCACAGGACACACAAGGTTCGTTAGATTGGGCCCATGACTAAAACACACATGAAGGCCATCGTTCAGACCGACCCGCAGGATCGTCGGTCCTTAGAGCTCCGCGAAGTCGCTGTCCCGCAGCTGCAACCAGGTGAAGTACTCGTCAAGGTACACGCTGCCGGCGTTAACCGCGGCGATATCCTGCAGACGATGGGTGCCTATCCGCCGCCACCGGGAGCGTCCGAAATCTTGGGCTTAGAAGCAGCAGGCACCATTGCCGATGCCGGGGATACGAACTGGGAGGTAGGCACCGAGGTGGGCTGCCTGCTTGCCGGTGGTGGCTACGCCGAATACGTCGCGGTTCCGCAGGGCCAGCTGCTTCCCGTGCCCAAGGGGTTGAGCGTCGAGGAAACTGCAGCGGTGGTTGAGGTCGGATGCACCGTGTGGTCCAACCTGGGCATTGAGGCAGGCCTTCACGAGGGCCAGCGCGTCCTCATCCATGGCGGAGGCGGCGGCATTGGCACTTTTGCCATTCAGGTAGCCAAGGCCCTCGGCGCAGAGGTGGCGGTGACGGCCGGGTCGCAGGAGAAGTTGGAGCGTTGCCGCGAGCTGGGTGCCGATATTCTCATCGACTATAAGGAGCAGGACTTCGTAGAAGAGTTGAAGGGAAGCTGCGATGTCATTTTGGACATCATCGGTGCGAAATATCTGGAAAAGAATATGAAGTGCCTGGCTAAGGACGGCAAGCTCATCATCATTGGCATGCAAGGCGGTACCAAGGCGGAAATCAACTTGGGCGCTATGCTGCCCAAGCGCCTGACCATCCAGGGCACGACGCTGCGCGCCCGCGACTTAGAAGACAAGGCACAGATTGTGGCGGGCACGGTAGAAAATGTGTGGCCCATGTTGGAAGACGGCCGCGTAAAGCACGCGCTGCATGCTACTTACCCGCTTGCCGACGCCGCCCAGGCCCACACCGCCCTAGACAGCGGCGAGGTCACCGGCACCTTGGTTCTTACCGTTTAAGCCAGCGAGGCTACGACGCGGATGAGATGCTCAACGTCGTGATAGGTGTTGAAGGGGCCGAGCGCAACAGTAACGGCGCCGCCAATTTCTTCCACGCCCATCTCCGTAAGCAACGGGGTCTGCGGGGCAAGCGTGGTAACAAGTCCGTTATCAAAGAGGCGCTTGTAAACCGTCTCGGCCGGAACACCCTTTACCGCGAAGGTGAGGCGAGGCAGGCGATCGTCGGAGGCGCCCGCGGCCGCCTCCCCGGTCACGCCGAGGATATGCACGGCGGGCAGGGTGCTCAAGAAGGAATAGAGGTCAGCGCGCAGATCCTCCAAGTAGACGCTGAGCGCATCCATGGAGGTGCGCAGACGCTTGCGGCGCGAGCCGCTCTCCCCACCGGCGAGGGCGGCAAGATGGTCCACGAGCGGTCCGACACCGCCGGCCAAGCCAGAGGAAATGGGTGTTTCCAGCTTGCGAGAACCCTTGCCGGTATGCACCGGATCGAGGGCGTCGAGGCGGCGGAACATGCGGGTATCGCGGAAGACAAGCGCCGCTAGCTGCGGTCCGCCCAGCAGCCCCAGGTCGAGGCCCAAGATATCGGCGCCGAGATCATCAAAGTTGATGGGGCGGTAGGGAGCGATCGCGGAGACGTCGAGAAGCGTCCAGGCGCGGGAGCGCTCATGGACGGTGTCAATGATCTCGGCGGCCGGGGATACCGTGCCCAAAAGCTCGTGCGCGGCGGAGAAGGCAACGAGGCGCGTGGAGCCATCGACAAGCTCGGCAAATTGGAAACCTGGCAGCTCACCCGTGCCCAAGTCTGGCTGGGCCCAGCGGGTTTCTGCCTTGACCTCAGAAAATGCCGAGTACAAAGACGGTGGATCCAGCTTGGAGAGCACCACCGAAGAGTTGCTGCCCAATAGCGGGCGGGCCGCGTGCGCCAAGGACTGGTACAACACGGGCAAGGACGGGCCAAGCACCACGCGGTCCGCCTTGGACCCGGTCAGATCCGCTACAGCCATGCGTGCGGCGGTGTAATTACCATCGCCTTCCAAACGGCCCGGCGCGGGAGTGGCAGAGTGGGCGCCGCCTGGGCCCTCCTGGGTGGCCACTGCGGTGGACATCCGGAAGGAGCGCGCCACGCCGGAGGCGACGCGCTCAGAGATTTGGGGGACCGCGTGCGCGTTGAGGTAGGTCCAACCATCAGATAGCCCGGTGTATAAACCGCGCACACTGAATACGTCGTAGTGTGCCGAAGCTCCTGCTGGCATTACGGTCCCCTTCTTTATCGCGCTAGGCATCGCCACACAGTGGCGGTCGGTTCCCTACTGTATACGCGTTTGGCCCAAGTTTCCCAAATCTGAATTTTCGCTGGATACCGTTGTTTTCGCAGGCTGGTGGCGTGTAGTTCCCGTTT harbors:
- a CDS encoding aminotransferase class V-fold PLP-dependent enzyme, with translation MPAGASAHYDVFSVRGLYTGLSDGWTYLNAHAVPQISERVASGVARSFRMSTAVATQEGPGGAHSATPAPGRLEGDGNYTAARMAVADLTGSKADRVVLGPSLPVLYQSLAHAARPLLGSNSSVVLSKLDPPSLYSAFSEVKAETRWAQPDLGTGELPGFQFAELVDGSTRLVAFSAAHELLGTVSPAAEIIDTVHERSRAWTLLDVSAIAPYRPINFDDLGADILGLDLGLLGGPQLAALVFRDTRMFRRLDALDPVHTGKGSRKLETPISSGLAGGVGPLVDHLAALAGGESGSRRKRLRTSMDALSVYLEDLRADLYSFLSTLPAVHILGVTGEAAAGASDDRLPRLTFAVKGVPAETVYKRLFDNGLVTTLAPQTPLLTEMGVEEIGGAVTVALGPFNTYHDVEHLIRVVASLA
- the mgtE gene encoding magnesium transporter, which produces MAETTKQASDIVEAWLKQEDAIDPQKAPRLQELLDKVPLQELIAVVERQNAIRAALALRLLPRRKSIVVFDALDAKHQADIIDELGNADVYEFFDELDPEDRVALLDELPAEIADRLLRSLTQSKRDVTGVVLGYDKGSVGRRMSPEVPVIHPEMSVKDALFKLRETANELETIYTVPITREDRRLVGVVSLREIFTADAALTMADIMHDPIFARAGADAEETARWFLPLDILALPIVDDSHRLVGLLTWDDATDIVEEEDSEDSARAGGTEALQQPYLSTPLLKLVRSRIVWLLVLAVSALLTVQVLDSFEDTLAKAVVLSLFIPLLTGTGGNTGNQAATTVTRALALGDVRTRDLLAVMWRELRVGMLLGAVLGLAGLALATLVYGLSIGLVIGSTLFLICSISATVGGLMPIVAKTIGADPAVFSNPFISTFCDATGLIIYFLIAKTVLGI
- a CDS encoding YidH family protein, which codes for MSDSRFPRSVFAVGTDPDPRFTLANERTFLAWIRTSLALIAGGVALEAFDVPLPAELRSAVSVFMLVVAIILPLVAWVHWKQSERAMREERPLPFSFAIPVLVVAIMVVAGALVVGEFLG
- a CDS encoding hemolysin III family channel protein, which gives rise to MPQPSTPGPITTICILVLGVISSVIAILLVPALFHEVTSLRAAAFTGSFIFGTGMLVLFRRCAAYQR
- the hisC gene encoding histidinol-phosphate transaminase produces the protein MIRPDLKAIPAYVAGARNDDALKLSSNEAAHPPLPEAAAAMAEAVTKANRYPDIAATALREDLAAHLGVDYGQVAVGTGSSALCQQLVEIAATPGDEILFPWRSFEAYPIFAQVVGAHPIPVPLGADQRVDLPAMADKITDKTRLIFVCNPNNPSGTTVTKEEFAAFMDAVPADVLVALDEAYIEYNRATNTPLGTELVGTYPNLVCLRTFSKAYGLAGVRIGYAFGPENIIEALNKVAIPFSASTVAQVGARAALAAQDSLRERTDEAVGQRERLEEALQDWGVPHSEANHVWLPAANLARLGTPQEVAARLADRGVLVRAFSEGIRITVTTEEETDTLLQAWNATIGG
- a CDS encoding phage holin family protein: MRSLINFALNVFAIAVALWAVVAVIPGITITPAETGNFIAIAIVFIIINAVVMPVLRVLGAPLTCLTLGLFSLVINGAALIIVEWALNSLDLGIGHLVIDSWGAAIIGAIVLSIVSSVINFFTSPLRQRD
- a CDS encoding NUDIX hydrolase, whose translation is MIEVAAVVFRNSFGHVLTVRKESSTKFQLPGGKLEVGETPVQAAAREVAEEIGVDVRLPELSPLGTFDAPAANEPGETVRGRIFTYPRPVLARAAAEIAEIAWVDPTNPDRELAHLLRDEVFPALRP
- a CDS encoding NAD(P)H-quinone oxidoreductase, yielding MKAIVQTDPQDRRSLELREVAVPQLQPGEVLVKVHAAGVNRGDILQTMGAYPPPPGASEILGLEAAGTIADAGDTNWEVGTEVGCLLAGGGYAEYVAVPQGQLLPVPKGLSVEETAAVVEVGCTVWSNLGIEAGLHEGQRVLIHGGGGGIGTFAIQVAKALGAEVAVTAGSQEKLERCRELGADILIDYKEQDFVEELKGSCDVILDIIGAKYLEKNMKCLAKDGKLIIIGMQGGTKAEINLGAMLPKRLTIQGTTLRARDLEDKAQIVAGTVENVWPMLEDGRVKHALHATYPLADAAQAHTALDSGEVTGTLVLTV
- a CDS encoding ThiF family adenylyltransferase yields the protein MSIRYARQEALWGEDGQRKLSGAHVAVIGAGGLGSPALLYLAGAGVGRISLFDDDVVSPSNLHRQVIHTTAAIGAPKTESAAAAVHALNPEVNITCYGRLESATALKELRGCDLILDGTDNFDARYLSSWAAHELGIPHVWASILGFDAQLSVFWSGHGPVYEDVFPTAPAPGEVPSCSQAGVLGPVVGVVGSAMALEALKLITGVGTPLIGTLGYFDALSGTWEYIPLQPTGAQPTQPADAPEVREIPPHAPLIDVRTSPERAQSAIPNSAHFELDRILAGEDPDIEPDAAAVIYCASGIRSAQAVDVLRKRGFPHVVSLRGGINSWLEQQ
- a CDS encoding MogA/MoaB family molybdenum cofactor biosynthesis protein: MSPQRTAIVIVASTRAAAGIYDDRSGPIAVDFLRRKGFDCPDARIVPDADIAAAVAAAFAEKPAVILTSGGTGLTHDDQTVEAVAPHITRELPGIAVAFWQKGLESVPTAVASRAIAGVNDSTFAMTLPGSTGGVKDGCAVLEELIVPIVDMLEGKHEH
- a CDS encoding LppP/LprE family lipoprotein, whose product is MPKSLSLPLAVLAVTAVAALSGCSNSTDSTEAADKPNFTGTAPSSSAAAASDTEAESQSSATDSPAEETTTEAAADKDENDADKDAEGGGKNKIIPVEALDSLWVPALCDNQAGNLEGGFLPENLKAGYPHAMAGLKRNQDDTPKGAYADINGDGRDEAVITYVCNKGGTGWPDNLLIYDNDLNYLTKVDDWEREGMPPARGHIQQLQWTKDTVTVTWRAYADDDPACCATEEFTGNLTLDGDRPHLAVTGHRQVAG
- a CDS encoding MoaD/ThiS family protein is translated as MLTVHYFAAARAAAGVASEQVEAPATLGDLVAQLSEEHTGTTEAGMSLKEVLGRCSFLIDGAGNTAMDSPLAGVTRVDVLPPFAGG
- a CDS encoding DUF202 domain-containing protein; the protein is MASPLFDPGLQPERTRLSWQRTLLALSLVVLGVMRAVSVHVFLPLVFLAAGVVALALAVWQRAALVDAALSTHRSLPHAIILVSTAGLVSLLAAFALWGLFF
- a CDS encoding molybdenum cofactor biosynthesis protein MoaE, which produces MSTDPSYVAEQTGRTIGTLLSDQPLESLLAAAKEEAATAAMGAVVTFEGVVRDHDGGRPNVTLLSYSAHPSAPEKLQDVTDSVAANHPVRLWAAHRTGDLKVGDLAFAVVAAAAHRGDAFRAAEECADRVKAEVPIWKEQSHSDGSTNWVGLE
- a CDS encoding molybdopterin molybdotransferase MoeA; this encodes MRTPETHAREVAAALPARQATTVPLTQAQDMVLAADIHAGFPSPRFDNSQMDGYALPQCAAGTYPVGPTIAAGTEPAQVLDGPLASACPIMTGAKVPEGTAAIVPIERCEPREFLAPGGRITVPETSPGQFIRRTGSDLEEGALLAARGDKLTPVRLAALASQGIAEVEVYRPARILICTGGAEIGHGSAAIPDANAPLLTAMAGRVGIDVAGYITTDDDPQALERAFTEAIAQHHPDAIITSGGISAGKFEVVRQVLDGWFGHVDQQPGGPQGIAAFDGTPVISLPGNPISTLVSFRLFVAPALGWAPRPFLVPLAAGVEGLPHKDQFRRGRVDSRAHILGGASSHLLAQAADATHLIRIPAGQRLEEGQEVEVYPL